Proteins from a genomic interval of Ptychodera flava strain L36383 chromosome 7, AS_Pfla_20210202, whole genome shotgun sequence:
- the LOC139137323 gene encoding crt homolog 3-like, which translates to MDSTEISKGPDSATWDYGNPSSPLISPAGDEIVDKPCQNDNGKEVAGAKRKVKISLPGNRHVEVSLRLLNIFLSTMTVISTVAMNVSLPIFSEVGNEFSDAYYVLFSCTIMFPPFFFLLLCISKLFDPKVGFMPKASMKFLVLAGLLNSMNGLFLVYASDPSRTPPALQAILSTSVIPFTVVSRYLILRKGVGLRRLVCTAIVMIGLFISMEPIIFNIDHADDAGSGKDKQTTLGRILWPCAFLLGFLPLAIMNVVLERIKDQETSSAVVNAWLNVYTLCSVVALFWTDFIPGFGMATSPAHFWKNLSTGFKCQYGGDPTCHDMVGRPWLFIVSYVMTYLFNFLLIRFADGAVYLVVVQALNTPLAALFWTLFTLKPYFHWNPVFDLATAFTLAGLAIMMPAVVMYRYFSDQEETASDAKQRNRGQSFDIQNA; encoded by the exons ATGGATTCAACCGAGATTTCGAAAGGACCAGATTCTGCTACGTGGGATTATGGAAATCCGTCGTCGCCACTGATCAGTCCTGCAGGTGACGAAATTGTCGATAAACCTTGCCAGAACGATAACGGAAAAGAAGTCGCCGGTGCTAAAAGGAAGGTGAAAATATCTCTGCCAGGCAATCGCCATGTTGAAGTTAGTCTCCGGTTATTGAACATCTTCCTATCAACGATGACGGTAATATCGACGGTTGCCATGAACGTGTCTCTGCCGATATTCTCCGAAGTCGGCAATGAGTTCAGTGACGCCTACTACGTTCTCTTTTCATGTACAATCATGTTCCCGCCGTTTTTCTTTCTGCTCCTTTGCATTTCAAAACTGTTCGATCCCAAAGTGGGCTTTATGCCGAAGGCGTCGATGAAGTTCCTGGTGCTGGCGGGCTTGCTGAACTCCATGAATGGTTTGTTTCTGGTGTATGCCAGTGATCCCAGTCGCACTCCACCAGCGCTGCAAGCGATCCTCAGCACGTCCGTGATACCTTTCACTGTGGTTTCGAGATATCTCATTCTAAGGAAAG GCGTTGGTCTCCGACGGCTAGTCTGTACAGCTATAGTTATGATTGGACTGTTTATATCCATGGAACCAATAATATTCAATATCGACCATGCTGATGACGCTGGAAGTGGAAAGGACAAACAAACAACCTTGGGGAGAATCCTTTGGCCATGCGCATTCTTGCTTGGATTTCTACCACTTGCTATAATGAATGTCGTATTGGAACGAATAAAAGATCAAGAG ACGTCATCAGCCGTGGTTAATGCATGGTTGAATGTCTACACACTTTGCTCGGTAGTTGCGCTATTCTGGACTGATTTCATCCCTGGATTCGGTATG GCGACTTCTCCGGCACATTTTTGGAAGAATTTGTCCACCGGATTCAAATGCCAATATGGTGGCGATCCTACTTGTCACGATATGGTTGGAAGGCCATGGCTCTTCATCGTCAGCTACGTCATGACATACCTGTTCAACTTCCTGCTGATACGCTTCGCCGATGGCGCCGTCTACCTTGTCGTTGTTCAGGCTCTCAATACACCGCTGGCGGCGCTGTTCTGGACTCTCTTCACGCTGAAGCCCTACTTTCACTGGAACCCGGTGTTCGACCTGGCGACGGCGTTCACGCTGGCAGGACTTGCAATCATGATGCCGGCTGTTGTCATGTacagatatttcagtgatcaaGAAGAGACAGCATCGGATGCAAAGCAAAGAAACCGAGGACAGAGTTTTGACATCCAGAATGCATGA